The following DNA comes from Roseofilum reptotaenium CS-1145.
GCCGATAATTTCATCATTGTTGCCCAATACCAAGTCGGTAACCATACCTTCGCGCAAGACGAGGTTTTCTTGGGTTTCGACGATGCTTTTCATTACCGCAGCGTATTCGCGCTTATCGGTTTGAGCGCGTAGGGCCCAAACTGCGGGGCCTCGTGAGGCATTGAGGACGCGCTTCTGGAGATAGGTGCGATCGCTCATTTTCCCAATTTCCCCCCCCAAAGCATCCACCTCATGGGTTAATTGGGACTTCGCAGGCCCGCCCACAGCAGGGTTACAGGGTTGCCAGGCAATTTTATCCAAATTCAGCGTCAGCAGAAGGGTGCGACATCCAAGGCGGGCAGAGGCAAGGGCTGCTTCGCACCCGGAATGGCCTGCACCGACAACAACAATATCAAATTCATCTTGGAAGTCTACGAGAGTCATGGCGTTGCGGTTGAACGGAAAACATAGATTCTTATTGTAGCAATCTGACAACCTGAAGAAACTTGATTTTCGTTATGATCTCAACTTGCTCGGATCGATAGCCTCAATTTGAGAACACCAAGCAAAATCCTTGGTATTAAAAGTATAGATTGTGCTAATTTGATGGGCTAACATAATGGCAATATGAAGTAAATCAAAGACTCCTCCATTGGTGACAGGACGCTCTTCCAATAAAGCGATCCAACTCTCAAAGAGATCCACCGGAGTTGACAGCAAGCAGATATGGGGCATCTGACAAATCCGTTTAATGCGGATAATTGCTTCTGTTGGCTGTAAAGGTGTGGCTAAAATAGCCGGATTAGTAATATAAGAGTAAAATTCTGCTAAAACCTGAGATGAAACACACAAAATTTCCCTGTCGGTAGGTCTAAATATTTCTAAGGCAGCTTGATGTTGAGGAGCTTTGATATTAGCAACATAAGCGAGGATATTCGTGTCCAGATAAATTCGTTTAGCTTCTGTTGCCATAAAGCATCGTCCGATTAAAGGGCTGGAGAATTTCGCTGGCAAAAAACAAGGAATTTAGGTCAGATTCTGAGGGATTTTCTGGGGTTAATTGCTTCTGCTGTTGATTTCGCGTTTTAAAGGTTTCTATCATCAGAGAAATTTGCTCAATTTGTCCTGGAGTGAGTCCAGTGATATCAATAGTTTGAGTCATTTTTGAGTTGGGGTCTAGGGGTTGTTGACATTTTAGCTAATTTTGGGGCTAAGGGTCAGAAAGTGGGTTTTTTGGGTGCTTAAATCTCCTCTAATGCTAGAGAGGTTATGTTTCTGATTCATCATCAAATTCATCTTGGAAGTCTACGGAAGTCATGGCGTTGCGGTTGAACGGAAAACATAGACTTTTATTGTAGCAATCGTACAACCTGAAGAAACTTGATTTTCGGATTGGATGCGCGAATACCAAAGATACGAGCCAAATAATAGTAATCGCACTGCTCGGAAAACGTCCATTCTGCTTGACTGACGTAAAACGGGACGCGATCGCACTGAGATTCATCTGTCACAGTGGTTTTCGCATCAATATACAAATATTCTGCACCCTGTTCATCAAGAATCACAAAATCATAGGGCTGGCGCTGTTCAGTCTCTTGGTTAAGCCAAATGACGCGACTCTCACCAAAATTTTCAACCAACTGATGATACAAAAAATCTTCTCCCTCTCGGCCAATAGCAGCAATATCTTGTTTATAAGAATTAACATTACTAACTGGTAAATATGGAATAGTAAGAACACTTAATTTTTTTGAAGATCGAACTGATTTGGGTTTAATAAACAGATGCATGACTGCTTCATAAACTCCCAATTCATGCAAGGCAAATATCAAGCTGGAATACTCTCCAAGTTCCACCGCATCTTGTAAAAGATTGACTGCCGATATTTTTTCTTTATTTTCGATTAACTCAGTTACTTCATCTAACGTGACTTCATCTAAAGATATTTCTTTCACTAAAAGATTAAAACTCTCAAACTCCCGATCGGTCATTTCCTGTCTCACAACTTGAAATGCTTTGAATTGCTGTGAATTTTGGGCAAAATCTTCTAGATCTTGCTCAGACACATCTGGGTTTTCTGCCAAACGACTTAATGCCGATAGTTTGTCCTGGTGATTGAGAATTTTGAAGATGTCGGTACTGACTTCCGTATCACTCAATGTCTTCAGAAATAGACTAGCTCTATTACTATAAAAGTAAGGGAATATCCGATCGAGCAAATCATCGGATTGATAATTAGACCATTCAATTAATGTAGTGATTACCCTGGTAAATTGAGAATCTCCAGTTTTATCTTCTCTCTCCCAAGTTTTTAGCGCTCCATCAATATCTATGGCAATATCTTTAATCGTTTTGATCTCTTCTTCCTTATGAAATAGAGTTTCAGCATTAGGAAATCGCTTATCTAATAGAAAATCATTCCAATAGTCAGAAGTCAGCATTTCCAGTGCTTCTTTTAACTCTTCCGGAATATCCTCATCTTTCTTCAGCTCTTCCTTAAGCATAAATTTCCCACATTGATTGGGAAGAAGAGAATAGTCTTGAAAGATTTTTTTATCTTGTTGATGAAGAAAACAAACAAACCGATCTAGCCATGAAATTACTCTATCTTGCTCCCAGTCAAAATATTTCACTAAGCTGTCCAAATTTTCCTGGTTTTCAATATCAACAGCAATAGAGCTAAAAATCCATTCATGAACTAGAGTCCATGAAAAACCTACCAAATTTTGTAAATAGGTTTTATCGGGAATTTCTCCAGGATAAAAATCACGGGAAAATTCCCAAATCTGATGTTTTGTAGAGGTTTCATTTTCTGAGGTAAGAAAATAGCTGATTAGATGATATATTGGGCGACTTAAGTTCCAATAATCTGAAGTGTCTTCTTTATTACTTGCCGCTTTAATACATGCATTAATTTCATCAGAAATATTTTTGACATCCTTGCGATCGATCTGATTTTCAAACCCTGTGATTCTGCGATCTAAGAGAATTTCTCGACAGGGTAAACTCAGCATTTCCATCACATCTTTCAGTTCTTCTGGAATGCGATTGTCAATGTAGCATCCTTCCTTATTGATTAATCTACCCTTTTGATTGGGGAGAAGGCAATATTTTCTCAGCAACTTTTCATGATGGTCTCTAACAAATTGAAGTACAGAGTTAAGCCATTCCAGAGTTCGATCGATATTCCAATCGAGATGTTCTGCCAGTGCCTCAACCGTTTTGAGTCTATGAATATCTTCTAGAAAATCTTCAAAAGTGTATTTAATATCCTCTGACAATTTCTGACCTAAAGCTGATTTTAGGATGTCGTGCCAATCTAGAATATATTCGGGTTGAGGTAAGTATTCGGGATAAAAATCAGAGGCTAACTGGGCAAAGTGTTGAACTTTTGCTCTACTTTTGTAGCTAGGTATTAGAGCCTCTTTGAGGATGATTCTGATTCCTGAAACCGTATCTACTAAGGTGGTATTACTGAGTAGAGTGACCAAATCATCTAAAATTTTAGAGTTATACCAAGGTTCGTCAATATTGTCGGGAATTTTAGCCGTATTTTTCAATTTTGCCAATAAGTGAACCTGATGCCAATTGGAACTGACTAAATGGAGTAACTCAGCATAAAGTAAGTTGGCTTGTTCTAAAAGCTCTTTATTTTGAGGGGTTTTGATGGGATTATCGGGATTGAGTAAGATACCGTCTCTGGGTTCGGTGGGATTGAATAAGGGACTATTGATGACGACGGGATAGGGAAAAGTTTCGGAACCAATTAGAGGAAATTCACAGAAAAGGGTTGGGATTTCATCGGGAATTTCTTGAATCGAATAAACCTGATTGTCTCGTGGTTTGACTTCAACCGCAAGGGTAAGGGTTTGCTGGGAATTGGATAAGCAAGCGATGGTTTGTTGCTGTTGTGCGGAATTAGTCTTTTGTTGTACAATTGTCACAAGCAACAGGGTATCAATTTGATGACGCTCAAGAGTTTGATAGTGATAGGTTACATCTTGAGTTCGATCGGATACCGTGACAGAGGTAATGGTAGGGATAAAAGCGAGTGCATAGGCGATCGCGTGATGCAAGTCCTGAATACCTGCTTGAGCGACTTTAAAACCAGCTTCATCTAATACATAACGAAAGCAAGTATCACAGGTTTGGTTGGGTTGATAGTTGTCTATGGGGGGATAAGAGCGATCGCTATCAATAGCTTCAAAGATCGAAAACGCAGCATCAACATTTTCAATCATTTCGTCTAAGTCAGTTGGACTTCTATCGAGAAGAATATTAAATGGCTTGTAAACACAGATTTGATCCTCCTGATTTTTCAGAACTCCACTGATTTTAACCTTCCGGGAAAGCAAATGAGTCGTCATGAAGCCTGTGCCAAATTTTCCTGTAGTTTTAGGCGTTTGGTTGTCTTCCCGTTTGCGCTCTTTACTGGAAACTTGTTCAATTAAGTAGGTAATATTTTCAATCGAGAAGGGATTGCCATTGTGCTTAAACTCCACATAGTCTTGAGTCAAGATAATTTCAATCTTAACTTCCTCATGCGCTACATCTTTAGCATTTTGCAGTAATTCCCAAATCCATCGCCGTTTAGAAGATGCTCGATTAAAAAGCTGATCGATTCCATCCAGAAGTTTGGTGGCGATAACTTTCTGATAGGCTTTTTTTCTAGCCTCTTCTGCCTGCTGTCGAATGCCCATGTTTTCCCTGATATGTGAGTTGTTTTTATTGTATCATACTCTAGCTTGACGGCGATCGCCCCCACCATCCCTCACCCATACTATTTCACCTTGAGTTTAGGATATAACTAGATTAAGTCAGTCATAGTGTAGGTTGGGTTGAGGAACGTTTCGGCCCAGTTCCAGATGAGGTTATAGTGAGTTAAACTGCTTCTAGGCTATAATTAATTACACAAAACAATCACTCATTCAGCCTAAAAAAACTATGAGTTCAACGCCTGAATTACTGAACCGAATTACGCAAAATACCGGTCAATGTGGCGGTCGTCCCTGTATTCGAGGGATGTGAATTCGCGTCACCGATATTTTAGGAATGTTAGCAGAAAATGTTAGCGTTACTGAAATTTTAGAGGACTTTCCCGATCTAGAACGAGCCGATATTCAAGCTTGTTTGATCTTTGCTGCACGACGTACTGATTTTCCGAGACTAACCGCAACTTGCGAGAATTGTTGACGGCGACTTTACCTGATGCGTTAGAGCAATTGTGCCAAGGAGAAATAATTGTGGAAATTATGAATATTGCTTAAAATGACCGATCGACAAAAATTGATGAAATTTTTGCAGATGTTCGCGATCGCACTACTACACCCGAAAAACCTTGCTGGTTATGAGCATAAAATTCCTCTACTCCTGTCTAAGATCTTAATCACAAGGATGCAATCGACTCACTCCTCTCCTAATGCGTAGCCATTCATTTGCTAATCTGGTTTCCCCTGGTTGAATTTGGCGATCGCCAAATTCTGGATTCCGAAGATAAAATATCGCATCAGCAACCCGATCTAAATCCTTGCTTGATAAGTTAACTCCATTACGAGATACACTATCATAATTGGCAAGGCCTGCTGAATTAGCCAGTGCTGAATTAGCCAGTCCACTCTCACAGTTATGATTGTGAGGGATTAGAAGCGCTTGCATCACACTTTGAATGGCATTCCATTCTCTGACATACTCTGTTTCATCCGGCCGAATTTTGCGCTCTGACAGTTGGGGATTGACACTATAGAAAAAACGATCTGTCCACAAATCGATCGCTTCTGGCGAGATCGGGTTTCGAGCATCACTGATATATCCAGTTTCTCGTAGAAATATACGTAAATCCACAAAAAATGAACTGCGATCGTCATGGAGATAAACTTGCTGTATCCGTTGCCAGCCATCTTCTGCTTCTTCGAGTAAATGTTTTGTTGCTAAATAGGCAGCCAAAATTCCCCGAACATTAGATGGCTCATCTCCATATGTTTCCTTTCGGGTTTGATAAGATTCCCAGAGTTGAGTGACAGAGCTATCAATCTCTTCAGGAAAACGAGTTGTTACCTCTCTCAAACTGTCTTGATGATATTGCCAAATCCGTGGAGGAAAAGCAGAATCAGCATAAGAGGTAAATGCATAAGCAAAACGAGAATCACGGCTGTAAAATTCTATGATGCCATCATCATCTAAATCTTTAAGGCTAGGTATAGCGACTCCATCTCCCCAGTCATGGGTCATGTAAGTATAGTTTTGAGATGCTCGATCGTAGCGGTAGATGAAGGAATAGAAACAACAGTGAGCGCCACCGGTAAAGAAAGTCAGGACTATTTCAGGTTCTGAATCTCCATCCAAATCTTGAACCCAAGAGGAAGGATCGTTTTCTCTAAAGTAGGGGCGATCGAATTCTTTACTTCGGGTAGGGATAGGCTGATTTAAGATGATTTTACCGTCTCGAATAAGTTTTAAGCGTAAATTTAAAACTCGAAAATCATCTTCCTTTTGGTCATAGGAAACTTCGGCTTGCACATGACGAAATTCCGCCCTCTCAATCACAGCATGTACTTTCTCTGGAGTTAACACGAATAAAGAACTCATTACAGCAGAAATTCCACAGGTTAATAAGGAGGGTATTTTCATCTTAGGTTTAAATTATCATTACAAGCTTAATTATTACAAGCTTACTCTAGCTCATGGTAGAGTGTGTCAATTATATCATTGAGCAGACAGAGCTGCAAGCAGCGATCGCCATGACCAGTCTTAAAACGGACTAAATCTAAACGTTATGTAGACTGGCTCTCCAAAATTACTCTAATTCTCTCCCGAAACAACCGCACCGCAGACCGTTGTCCAACCACTTTACTCTGCTCGATAAAACCGGGGATTTCATCCAAAGGTAAAAATGGGAAAGCCAGACTTTTATCCGACCGTTGAT
Coding sequences within:
- a CDS encoding type II toxin-antitoxin system VapC family toxin; translated protein: MATEAKRIYLDTNILAYVANIKAPQHQAALEIFRPTDREILCVSSQVLAEFYSYITNPAILATPLQPTEAIIRIKRICQMPHICLLSTPVDLFESWIALLEERPVTNGGVFDLLHIAIMLAHQISTIYTFNTKDFAWCSQIEAIDPSKLRS
- a CDS encoding DUF3883 domain-containing protein codes for the protein MGIRQQAEEARKKAYQKVIATKLLDGIDQLFNRASSKRRWIWELLQNAKDVAHEEVKIEIILTQDYVEFKHNGNPFSIENITYLIEQVSSKERKREDNQTPKTTGKFGTGFMTTHLLSRKVKISGVLKNQEDQICVYKPFNILLDRSPTDLDEMIENVDAAFSIFEAIDSDRSYPPIDNYQPNQTCDTCFRYVLDEAGFKVAQAGIQDLHHAIAYALAFIPTITSVTVSDRTQDVTYHYQTLERHQIDTLLLVTIVQQKTNSAQQQQTIACLSNSQQTLTLAVEVKPRDNQVYSIQEIPDEIPTLFCEFPLIGSETFPYPVVINSPLFNPTEPRDGILLNPDNPIKTPQNKELLEQANLLYAELLHLVSSNWHQVHLLAKLKNTAKIPDNIDEPWYNSKILDDLVTLLSNTTLVDTVSGIRIILKEALIPSYKSRAKVQHFAQLASDFYPEYLPQPEYILDWHDILKSALGQKLSEDIKYTFEDFLEDIHRLKTVEALAEHLDWNIDRTLEWLNSVLQFVRDHHEKLLRKYCLLPNQKGRLINKEGCYIDNRIPEELKDVMEMLSLPCREILLDRRITGFENQIDRKDVKNISDEINACIKAASNKEDTSDYWNLSRPIYHLISYFLTSENETSTKHQIWEFSRDFYPGEIPDKTYLQNLVGFSWTLVHEWIFSSIAVDIENQENLDSLVKYFDWEQDRVISWLDRFVCFLHQQDKKIFQDYSLLPNQCGKFMLKEELKKDEDIPEELKEALEMLTSDYWNDFLLDKRFPNAETLFHKEEEIKTIKDIAIDIDGALKTWEREDKTGDSQFTRVITTLIEWSNYQSDDLLDRIFPYFYSNRASLFLKTLSDTEVSTDIFKILNHQDKLSALSRLAENPDVSEQDLEDFAQNSQQFKAFQVVRQEMTDREFESFNLLVKEISLDEVTLDEVTELIENKEKISAVNLLQDAVELGEYSSLIFALHELGVYEAVMHLFIKPKSVRSSKKLSVLTIPYLPVSNVNSYKQDIAAIGREGEDFLYHQLVENFGESRVIWLNQETEQRQPYDFVILDEQGAEYLYIDAKTTVTDESQCDRVPFYVSQAEWTFSEQCDYYYLARIFGIRASNPKIKFLQVVRLLQ